Proteins encoded in a region of the Elaeis guineensis isolate ETL-2024a chromosome 7, EG11, whole genome shotgun sequence genome:
- the LOC140859049 gene encoding probable pre-mRNA-splicing factor ATP-dependent RNA helicase DEAH5 has protein sequence MPSPMAPAPAPAPGDGLKKLEYLSLVSKICTELESHVGCGDKVLAEFITELGCRSETVEEFDAKLKENGAEMPDYFVRTLLTIIHAIVPPKPKPAKPSSDQNQGRKKSSAFPALSHPDDPERAKELRREIERDAEIKDASEARSRNDYRDRDRGQDRDRDRHRDWRRDRDREYRRDRDRDGDKDRDRDRHNRDSGHRRDRDRNRYDNSRAYDDEEENGRDGRNPNPSNRRNADEPELYKVYKGRVSRVMDTGCFIQLNDLRGKEGLVHVSQIANRRVTNAKDAVKRDQEVFVKVISVSGQKLSLSIRDVDQKTGKDLLPMRKHSEDESLRANPSSGNKGPVTRTGLSGITIVEEDENGSSRRPLKRMSSPEKWEAKQLIASGVLDVREHPMFDDDDDGMLYQEEGAEEELEIELNEDEPAFLQGQSRFSIDMSPVKIFKNPEGSLSRAAALQSALIKERREVREQQQRTMLDSIPKDLNRPWEDPLPETGERHLAQELRGVGLSAYDMPEWKKDAYGKALTFGQRSKLSIQEQRQSLPIYKLKKELIQAVHDNQVLVIIGETGSGKTTQVTQYLAEAGYTTRGKIGCTQPRRVAAMSVAKRVAEEFGCRLGEEVGYAIRFEDCTSPETVIKYMTDGMLLMEIFIDENLSQYSVIMLDEAHERTMHTDVLFGLLKQLVKRRPDLRLIVTSATLDAEKFSGYFFNCNIFTIPGRTFPVEILYTKQPETDYLDAALITVLQIHLTEPEGDILLFLTGQEEIDHACQCLYERMKGLGKNVPELIILPVYSALPSEMQSRIFDPAPPGKRKVVVATNIAEASLTIDGIYYVVDPGFAKQNVYNPKQGIDSLVITPISQASAKQRAGRAGRTGPGKCYRLYTESAYRNEMSPTTIPEIQRINLGSATLTMKAMGINDLLSFDFMDPPSPQALISAMEQLYSLGALDEEGLLTKLGRKMAEFPLDPPLSKMLLASVDLGCSDEILTIIAMIQTGNIFYRPREKQAQADQKRAKFFQPEGDHLTLLAVYEAWKAKNFSGPWCFENFVQSPSLRRAQDVRKQLLTIMDRYKLDVVSAGKNFTKIRKAITAGFFFHAARKDPQEGYRTLVENQPVYIHPSSALFQRQPDWVMYHELVMTTKEYMREATVIDPKWLVELAPRFYKGADPTKLSKRKRQERIEPLYDRYHEPNSWRLSKRRA, from the exons ATGCCGTCTCCCATGGCGCCGGCGCCGGCGCCTGCGCCTGGCGACGGCCTCAAGAAACTCGAGTACCTCTCTCTCGTCTCCAAAATCTGCACGGAGCTCGAGTCCCACGTCGGGTGCGGCGACAAGGTCCTCGCcgagttcatcaccgagctcggctGCAGGTCCGAGACGGTGGAGGAGTTCGATGCCAAGCTCAAGGAGAACGGTGCCGAGATGCCCGACTACTTCGTGCGCACCCTCCTCACCATCATCCACGCCATCGTACCCCCAAAGCCCAAGCCCGCCAAGCCCTCCTCCGACCAGAATCAAGGCAGGAAGAAGTCCTCCGCCTTCCCCGCCCTCTCCCACCCTGACGACCCCGAACGCGCCAAGGAGCTCCGCCGCGAGATCGAGCGAGACGCCGAGATCAAGGACGCTTCTGAGGCCCGCAGCCGCAACGATTACCGCGATCGTGATCGCGGCCAAGATCGGGATCGGGACCGACATCGAGACTGGCGACGTGATCGAGATCGAGAGTATAGGCGAGATAGAGATAGAGATGGAGATAAAGACAGAGACAGGGACAGACATAATAGAGATAGCGGTCACAGAAGGGATAGAGATAGAAATAGGTATGATAATTCTAGGGCATATGACGATGAGGAAGAAAATGGTAGGGATGggagaaaccctaaccctagcaaTCGGAGGAATGCGGACGAGCCGGAGCTCTATAAGGTGTATAAGGGTAGGGTTTCGCGAGTGATGGATACGGGGTGCTTCATCCAGCTGAATGATTTGAGGGGAAAGGAGGGTCTGGTCCATGTTTCACAGATTGCAAATAGAAGGGTCACTAATGCAAAGGATGCAGTGAAGCGCGATCAAGAAGTGTTCGTGAAGGTGATCTCAGTGTCTGGGCAGAAACTTAGCCTTTCCATTAGGGATGTGGACCAGAAGACCGGAAAGGATCTGCTTCCAATGAGGAAGCACTCGGAGGATGAGTCATTGAGGGCGAACCCTTCAAGTGGGAACAAGGGGCCAGTGACAAGGACTGGCCTATCAGGCATCACGATCGTGGAGGAGGATGAGAATGGATCGTCTCGGCGACCATTGAAGAGGATGAGCTCACCAGAGAAGTGGGAGGCGAAGCAGCTGATTGCTTCTGGGGTTTTGGATGTCAGGGAGCATCCTATGTTCGATGATGATGACGATGGGATGCTGTATCAGGAAGAAGGGGCTGAGGAAGAGCTCGAAATCGAGCTCAATGAGGATGAGCCTGCATTCTTGCAAGGGCAGAGCCGGTTCTCAATTGACATGTCCCCTGTCAAGATTTTCAAGAATCCAGAAGGTTCTTTGAGCAGGGCAGCAGCACTCCAGTCAGCTCTCATTAAGGAGAGGAGGGAGGTCCGAGAGCAGCAGCAGAGGACAATGCTTGATTCCATCCCGAAGGATCTTAACCGTCCATGGGAGGACCCTCTGCCAGAGACAGGTGAGAGGCACCTTGCTCAGGAGCTGAGGGGTGTTGGATTGTCAGCCTATGACATGCCTGAATGGAAGAAAGATGCATATGGAAAGGCTTTAACTTTTGGGCAGAGGTCAAAGCTTTCAATACAGGAGCAAAGGCAGAGTCTTCCAATCTATAAACTAAAGAAAGAGCTGATTCAAGCTGTGCATGATAACCAAGTGCTGGTCATCATCGGTGAGACCGGTTCAGGGAAGACAACACAAGTGACTCAATATCTGGCAGAGGCAGGTTACACAACGAGAGGAAAAATTGGGTGCACACAGCCTCGTAGGGTGGCAGCAATGTCGGTTGCGAAGAGGGTGGCAGAAGAATTCGGTTGTCGTTTGGGAGAAGAAGTTGGTTATGCTATTAGGTTTGAGGACTGCACTAGTCCAGAGACAGTGATCAAGTATATGACAGATGGTATGCTTCTTATGGAGATCTTTATTGATGAAAACCTTTCACAGTACTCTGTTATCATGCTCGATGAAGCTCATGAGAGAACAATGCACACAGATGTTCTTTTTGGGTTACTAAAACAGCTAGTGAAACGCAGGCCTGACCTTCGGTTGATAGTCACTTCTGCTACACTTGATGCAGAAAAGTTCTCTGGTTATTTTTTTAACTGCAATATCTTCACCATTCCAGGGAGAACATTTCCAGTGGAGATACTCTACACGAAGCAACCAGAGACTGATTATTTAGATGCAGCACTAATTACTGTTTTGCAGATCCACTTGACAGAACCTGAGGGTGATATTCTTCTCTTTTTGACCGGCCAAGAGGAAATTGATCATGCTTGTCAGTGTCTTTATGAGAGAATGAAAGGTTTAGGAAAGAATGTTCCAGAGTTGATTATCTTGCCAGTATACAGTGCACTTCCTAGTGAAATGCAATCCAGGATTTTTGACCCTGCACCTCCTGGAAAGAGGAAAGTGGTTGTGGCTACTAATATTGCCGAGGCTTCTTTGACAATTGACGGGATATATTATGTTGTTGATCCTGGTTTTGCAAAGCAAAATGTGTATAATCCGAAACAAGGAATTGATTCGCTGGTCATCACTCCCATTTCACAAGCATCAGCCAAGCAGCGAGCTGGGCGTGCTGGGCGTACTGGCCCAGGGAAGTGTTACCGTCTTTACACAGAGAGTGCCTACCGTAATGAAATGTCACCCACCACAATTCCTGAAATCCAAAGAATCAACCTCGGGTCAGCAACTTTAACTATGAAGGCCATGGGGATTAATGACCTCTTGTCATTTGATTTTATGGACCCACCATCGCCTCAAGCACTCATATCTGCCATGGAACAACTATACAGTCTTGGAGCATTGGATGAGGAGGGGCTTCTAACCAAATTGGGTAGAAAAATGGCTGAATTTCCACTGGATCCACCATTATCAAAGATGCTTCTGGCCAGTGTTGACCTAGGGTGCAGCGATGAGATTTTGACAATCATAGCAATGATTCAGACTGGGAATATCTTCTACAGACCAAGGGAGAAGCAAGCTCAAGCGGATCAGAAAAGAGCCAAGTTCTTTCAGCCAGAAGGTGACCACTTAACATTACTTGCTGTATATGAGGCTTGGAAGGCTAAAAATTTTTCTGGGCCATGGTGCTTTGAGAACTTCGTGCAGTCGCCTTCCCTTCGGAGGGCACAAGATGTCAGAAAGCAGCTTCTTACTATTATGGACAG GTATAAACTGGATGTTGTCAGTGCTGGTAAAAACTTTACAAAGATACGGAAGGCAATTACTGCAGGATTCTTCTTCCATGCTGCTAGGAAGGACCCCCAGGAGGGATACAGAACCCTAGTTGAGAACCAGCCGGTGTACATCCATCCAAGCAGTGCTTTATTTCAGAGGCAACCAGATTGGGTCATGTATCATGAGTTGGTTATGACAACAAAAGAATACATGAGGGAGGCCACTGTCATCGATCCCAAATGGTTAGTAGAATTGGCACCAAGATTTTATAAGGGTGCAGATCCTACAAAGTTGAGCAAAAGGAAGAGGCAAGAGCGTATCGAACCACTTTATGACAGATATCATGAGCCAAACTCATG